CGCAACGGCGAGCTGGATGCGATCATCATCGCCCTGCCCTTCCACGAAGCCGATGTGCTGACCAAGCCGCTGTACGACGAGCCGTTCTACGCCCTGCTGCCAGCCGGCCACCCCTGGGCCGCAATGAAGACTATCGACAGCAAGCTGTTGAATGACAAGAGCCTGCTGCTGCTCGGCGAAGGTCACTGCTTCCGCGATCAGGTGCTGGAAGCCTGCCCGACCCTGCGCAAGGGCGGCGAAGACAGCGTCAAGCACACCACGGTGGAATCCAGCTCGCTGGAAACCATCCGCCATATGGTCGCCTCGGGCCTCGGCGTATCGATCCTGCCGTTCTCTGCGGTCGACAGCCACCACTACGCTCCCGGCGTGATTGAAGTGCGTCCGCTTAGCGCGCCCGCGCCATTCCGCACCGTGGCCATCGCCTGGCGTGCCAGCTTCCCGCGGCCGAATGCCATCGAAGTGCTGACCGACTCGATTCGCCTATGCTCGGTGGCCAAACCACTGCCCAAGAGCAGCTAAAACAGGCCATGACCGAACTGGCCGCGGTTTCTGTCACCGCGCTGAAAGGCGTGGGGGCGGCCCTGGCCGAAAAGCTCGCCAAGGTTGGCCTGGAAACCCTGCAGGACGTGCTGTTTCACCTGCCGCTGCGTTATCAGGACCGCACCCGCATCGTGCCGATTGGCGCGCTGCGCCCTGGTCAGGATGCCGTGGTGGAAGGGATTGTCGCCGGCGCCGATGTGGTGATGGGGCGCCGCCGTAGCCTGCTGGTACGCCTGCAGGACGGCAGCGGCACCCTCTCCTTGCGCTTCTACCATTTCAGCCAGGCACAGAAGGAAGGCCTCAAGCGCGGCACCCAGGTCCGCTGCTACGGTGAAGTACGCCCCGGCTCCTCGGGCCTGGAAATCTATCACCCGGAATACCGCGCGCTGTCCGGCAGCGAACCGATTGCCGTGGAACAGACCCTGACGCCGATCTACCCGACCACCGAAGGCCTGACCCAGCAGCGCCTGCGCCAGCTCAGTGAACAAGCCCTGGCACGCCTCGGCCCGCACAGCCTGCCGGATTGGCTGCCGCGCGAACTAGCTGACGATTACCAGCTCAGCCCGCTCGACCAAGCCATCCGTTACCTGCATCGACCGCCGCCGGATGCCGACCTGGAAGAACTCGCCGAAGGCCGCCACTGGGCCCAGCACCGCCTGGCGTTCGAAGAGTTGCTGACCCACCAACTGTCGCTGCAACGCCTGCGCGAAAGCGTGCGCGCGCAGCAGGCTCCAGCGCTGCCCCTGGCGAAACGCCTGCCGCAGCAATACCTGGCCAACCTGGGCTTTACCCCGACCGGTGCACAGCAGCGCGTCGGCGCGGAAATCGCCTATGACCTCAGCCAGAACGAGCCGATGCTGCGCCTGGTGCAAGGCGATGTAGGCGCCGGCAAGACCGTGGTCGCTGCCTTTGCCGCACTGCAGGCGCTAGAAGCCGGTTATCAGGTCGCGCTGATGGCGCCGACCGAGATTCTTGCCGAGCAGCATTTCATCAACTTCAGCAAATGGCTGGCGCCGCTGGGCATCGAAGTCGCCTGGCTGGCCGGCAAACTCAAGGGCAAGGCCCGCGCCAGCGCTTTGGAGCAAATCGCCGCCGGCGCGCCCATGGTAGTTGGCACCCACGCACTGTTTCAGGATGAAGTGCGCTTTGCCAAGCTCGCCCTGGTGATCATTGATGAACAGCACCGCTTCGGCGTGCAGCAGCGCCTGGCCCTGCGGCAGAAAGGCATCGGCGGACGTATGTGCCCGCACCAATTGATCATGACCGCCACACCAATCCCGCGAACCCTGGCGATGAGCGCCTACGCCGACCTCGACACCTCGATCCTCGACGAGCTGCCGCCCGGCCGTACGCCGGTGAACACCTTGGTGATCGCCGACAGTCGCCGCCTGGAAGTAGTCGAGCGCGTGCGCCTGGCCTGCAATGAAGGGCGTCAGGCTTATTGGGTGTGCACGCTGATCGAGGAATCCGAAGAGCTGACCTGCCAGGCCGCGGAAACCACTTTCGAGGATTTATCGGCGGCGCTCGGCGGGCTGAATGTCGGACTGATTCACGGACGCATGAAGCCTGCGGAAAAAGCCGCAGTGATGGATCAGTTCAAGCAGGGTCAACTGCAGCTGCTGGTGGCCACCACGGTGATCGAAGTCGGCGTCGACGTGCCCAATGCCAGCCTGATGATCATCGAGAATCCGGAACGCCTGGGTCTGGCCCAGCTGCATCAGCTGCGCGGCCGGGTCGGGCGCGGCAGTGCCGCCAGCCATTGTCTGCTGCTCTATCACCCGCCGTTATCGCAGCTGGGCCGTGAACGTCTGGCAATCATGCGCGAGACCTGCGATGGCTTTGTTATCGCCGAAAAAGACCTGGAGCTACGCGGCCCCGGCGAGATGCTCGGCACCCGCCAGACCGGCTTGCTGCAGTTCAAAGTCGCCGACCTGATGCGTGATGCAGACCTACTTCCATCAGTGCGCGATGCCGCGCAAGCGCTGCTGGAACACTGGCCGCAGCATGTCAGCCCCTTACTTGAACGCTGGCTACGACATGGCCAACAATACGGACAAGTGTGAACCGACGCACAGGACAACCGTCGCCTGCGCCGCATTTTACTCATCCCGCTGTTTATACTCGGGGTACTGCTACTTCTGCTGGATACCGTCATGACCGAACTTGCCCTTGCTCCCGACACCGCTCCGCGCCCGCCAGCGGTGATTCTGCAGTTGCTGGAGAAGCTCGGCCTGCCCTACCAAATCTGTCGCGACCTGCCCGGCCTGCCAGTCGCTCAACGCCTGCAAGCGGTATTGCTGGATGACGCGGTGGGCGCACTACTGGTGCTTTATCCGCAGAGCCAGCTACTCGACCTCAATCGCCTGACCGAACTGACCGGCCGCCAACTGACCGCAGTCAAGCCAGAGCGTCTGGAGCGCATGCTAGGCAAACACAGCCTGAAGGTGTTGCCTGGCCTGCCACCGCTAACCAGCTCGCCCTGCCTGTATGACGAACGCCTGCTGCAGGTGCCCAGCCTGTATATCGAATCCGGCCAGCCTGGTGTATTGCTGGAGTTGAATACCGAGGCTTTCAAGAGCCTGCTAAGCAAGGCCAGTGCCGCACGTTTCGGCGAGCCGCTGAGCAATATCCGCCTGAACCTCGATCGCCCGGACGACGACCGCGCCGAGATCACCCAGGCGGTGCAGGCCTTTACCGCACGACGCATCCAGCAACGCCTGGAAGAAACCATCGAAATTCCGCCGCTGCCGGAAACCGCGCAGAAAATCATCAAGCTACGTGTCGACCCGGACGCCACCGTGGATGACATCACCGGCGTAGTCGAAACCGACCCGGCGCTGGCCGCCCAGGTGGTCAGCTGGGCGGCCTCGCCCTACTACGCCGCGCCGGGCAAGATCCGTTCGGTGGAAGATGCCATCGTTCGCGTGTTGGGCTTTGATCTGGTAATCAACCTGGCTCTCGGCCTGGCCCTGGGCAAGACTTTGAGCCTGCCCAAGGATCATCCACAACAGGCCACCCCCTATTGGCAGCAGGCGATCTACAGCGCTGCGGTGATTGAGGGACTGACCCGCGCCATCCCGCGCGCGCAGCGTCCGGAAGCAGGCCTGACCTACCTGGCCGGCTTACTGCACAACTTCGGTTATCTGGTGCTGGCGCATGTGTTTCCGCCGCATTTCTCGCTGATCTGTCGCCATCTGGAGGT
This DNA window, taken from Pseudomonas sp. SG20056, encodes the following:
- the recG gene encoding ATP-dependent DNA helicase RecG translates to MTELAAVSVTALKGVGAALAEKLAKVGLETLQDVLFHLPLRYQDRTRIVPIGALRPGQDAVVEGIVAGADVVMGRRRSLLVRLQDGSGTLSLRFYHFSQAQKEGLKRGTQVRCYGEVRPGSSGLEIYHPEYRALSGSEPIAVEQTLTPIYPTTEGLTQQRLRQLSEQALARLGPHSLPDWLPRELADDYQLSPLDQAIRYLHRPPPDADLEELAEGRHWAQHRLAFEELLTHQLSLQRLRESVRAQQAPALPLAKRLPQQYLANLGFTPTGAQQRVGAEIAYDLSQNEPMLRLVQGDVGAGKTVVAAFAALQALEAGYQVALMAPTEILAEQHFINFSKWLAPLGIEVAWLAGKLKGKARASALEQIAAGAPMVVGTHALFQDEVRFAKLALVIIDEQHRFGVQQRLALRQKGIGGRMCPHQLIMTATPIPRTLAMSAYADLDTSILDELPPGRTPVNTLVIADSRRLEVVERVRLACNEGRQAYWVCTLIEESEELTCQAAETTFEDLSAALGGLNVGLIHGRMKPAEKAAVMDQFKQGQLQLLVATTVIEVGVDVPNASLMIIENPERLGLAQLHQLRGRVGRGSAASHCLLLYHPPLSQLGRERLAIMRETCDGFVIAEKDLELRGPGEMLGTRQTGLLQFKVADLMRDADLLPSVRDAAQALLEHWPQHVSPLLERWLRHGQQYGQV
- a CDS encoding hydrogen peroxide-inducible genes activator; amino-acid sequence: MTLTELRYIVTLAQEQHFGRAAERCHVSQPTLSVGVKKLEDELGVLIFERSKSAVRLTPVGEGIVTQAQKVLEQAQGIRELAQAGKNQMAAPLKIGAIYTVGPYLFPHLIPQLHRVAPQMPLYIEENFTHVLRDKLRNGELDAIIIALPFHEADVLTKPLYDEPFYALLPAGHPWAAMKTIDSKLLNDKSLLLLGEGHCFRDQVLEACPTLRKGGEDSVKHTTVESSSLETIRHMVASGLGVSILPFSAVDSHHYAPGVIEVRPLSAPAPFRTVAIAWRASFPRPNAIEVLTDSIRLCSVAKPLPKSS
- a CDS encoding HDOD domain-containing protein; amino-acid sequence: MTELALAPDTAPRPPAVILQLLEKLGLPYQICRDLPGLPVAQRLQAVLLDDAVGALLVLYPQSQLLDLNRLTELTGRQLTAVKPERLERMLGKHSLKVLPGLPPLTSSPCLYDERLLQVPSLYIESGQPGVLLELNTEAFKSLLSKASAARFGEPLSNIRLNLDRPDDDRAEITQAVQAFTARRIQQRLEETIEIPPLPETAQKIIKLRVDPDATVDDITGVVETDPALAAQVVSWAASPYYAAPGKIRSVEDAIVRVLGFDLVINLALGLALGKTLSLPKDHPQQATPYWQQAIYSAAVIEGLTRAIPRAQRPEAGLTYLAGLLHNFGYLVLAHVFPPHFSLICRHLEVNPHLSHSYIEQHLLGISREQIGAWLMRYWDMPEELASALRFQHDPEYSGAHATYPNLVCLSVSLLRNRGIGAGPQSEIPQSLFDNLGISREKAEEAVSKVLAAEVALRELAAQFHPAH